AGCATCACCACCATCACCTTCATCACCATCACACCCTGAACCATCACCTCCATCACCACCACCCCCATCACCATCACCCTATCATCATCACCCccatcaccatcaccaccatcacccCCATcagcaccccagagctgctgctctgcccagagctccatcccagTGTGCAGATGGTGAAGTaccaggagaaggagcagctcaAGACCCTCAACAAGGAATTTGCTTCGCTCACTGACCAGGTGAGCTGAGAACCTCCCCCAGCTCCAGTTCCCAGGGTCTGGAGCCCAAGGGAGGTGTTGGGCATGGACAGGGCATGGAAAGGGCACGGAAAGGGCACTGAAAGGGCACAGAATCCTGTCAAGACAACTCATAAGAGACATCAAGGGAACTTGCACAAGCTGTCAGAGGAGAATCTTGGGATTTACAAGGCCTCAGTGCCCAGGTACTGCTGCTCTGACTTCTGGGCCTGACTGGGGCAGGGAACAAGCTGaaaccagctccagctgccctccAGTCCCCTCTCAGGCCTCTCTGCACAGCCCACATTTGTTGCAGAGCTGGTTTTGAGAAtgtctttgcttttttgtgCATTTCCACACGGGTGCCCCCAAACAAAAGCTGTGGATTGGGAAACTCTGCCGGGTGTGCCAAGAGCAGGAACACATCCCACTGCCAGGCCATCAGCACTTTGCCATGGGATacctgggaaaaaacccacaggaatcatccagtccaacccctgTCACTGCACAGGCTCCTCAAAATCCCACCCCGTGCCCAAAAGCATTGTCCGAAcattcctggagctctggcagccttggggctgtgaccaTTCCCGGGGAGCCTGTTCAGAGCCCCCCCTCCCTCTGGGGAAGagcttttcctgatatccagcttgaccctcccctgccacagctccagccattccctgggtcctgtcctggtccccagagcagagattggAGCTGTCCCTCAGGAtgaagctgcagcccctgaggAGTCTCACCTCAGTTTCATTTTCCCCAGCCAGACCAACCAAATGACCTCCGCTgccctccagacccttcaccaccATCGTGACAATCCtcatcccatttcccattttcctttctgGCATTCAGGTTTGgatcctggagcagcaggagaaggtgCTGGAGACCGAGTGGAGCTTCCTGCAGAATGACAGAGCAGCATCAAAGCCATGCTCAGGGCATTTATCTGGAATTTGAGGGAGAAATTGGgagccttcagcagcagcagagcccagttACAAACAGGcctgagagcagcaaagcaggatTGGGAAACCAACAGGAAAATGTGagtaaaaaacaaagaaatgcaaCTTCAGAGATCAAAATGTTGCTTGAAATTAGTGAACAGACAGAAACACTGGACCTTTTGGGGTAGCAAATGGTTCCCAGAAAACTCATAGGTGAAGATTAAAGAGATACACCTCCAGTAGATCCCCATGGTGGAGGTGAAGAAGATGGAAAGATCTCAGTACAGAAAGTAACATCCACATTTACAGACAGATGGACGAAGCAGAATATCCCTATTccacattttctttcccttcttcctgaCTCAGAAATTCAGATTTCCAAGTGTTCAGCAGCTATATAAGGTCACACAAAAGCAGTTCTGCAGCAGAAACCTCTCTGAAAACACATTTGTTTTCCCACGGGCTACAAAACAAGAGTAAGGTATCCCAAAACACTGtctggggagagggaaagaaatcaGTTTCATTTGTTTCACTTGTGGCCTGAAGGAACTCAAAGAATGAGGGAATTGTGCTGAAATCCAGCAAAACCTCCCATTTTCCCACACAGGTCCAGGGATGAGTAGGGCCTGCAGACACATGCCCAGAAGGAGCTACTTGTCCTAAGGAAGGTGAGCAAGGGACTCACCAGCTGAACTTTCCCCacctggtttgggtttttgggtggTTGTGGTGGCTTCTTTCCCCAAGGCAGCACAGGAAACAAGTACAAGCAGAAGCTGGGTTTGTTCAAGCTCCAGTCAGACCCCAGATCCCAGGAGCCAGAGCACGGTCATGGCACCAACCCTGAGGGCAGCCCCGAGTTTGCTCCCCCTCCTCAAATTCCTCTTTCCATCCCCAAAGCATCTCCAGAACACGGAGAGAGTTCTCTTGGCCAAAGCCGAGCTGGAAGCCAAGGTGGAAGGGCTGAAAGAAGAGGGTGGGTATCAagctggatatcaggaaaagctCTTCCCCAGAGGGAGGGGGGGctctgaacaggctccccagggaatggtcacagccccaaggctgccagagctccaggaatgTTCGGACAATGCTTTTGGGCACGGGGTGGGATTTTGAGGAGcctgtgcagtgccagggtATCGCTGGCTGGGAtctctgtacaaatcacaaacaggacaggGTTGCTGAGGAACGCGTCtcaagctgttttattttccagcatcagtcccATTACACGGTGATGGCAATGggaagctgccagcagctcacatcctcagcagcagacaaagaactcaATGTTACAACTtcctttaaaagttttttgaccaatcacacaaagcaaaagcacattgacagtagttctatccaatcactgTAGGCACATGTACCtgtggttaaaacaatgcttgcttatttcaaatacaatacctgcttgcaagccttaaaacacaatgcacagatctccattattaagcttcaaattTCCTAATATCTCGCTAGATATTCTTTTCGGTAGCTTGGGGAGTTATTCTAgccaagcattaatacacagaccattgttctatttgtccttacttttctactttttacataacttttctgctgacctatctcatggctatTGCtcagctctaatcacagttctgctgtctctgagcctgccttttgcagctttcccaaacccctcaccAGGGGTTTGactggatgatccctgtgggttttttctcaGGTATCCCATGGCAAGGTGCTGATGCCCTGGCAGCGGGATGTGTTCCTGCTCTTGGCACAACCGGCAGAGTTTCCCCAGTTCCTGAGAACGTTCTACAGAGAGGTGAGAGGTTTTCCTCAGGGTTCCAGCAGttattcccatttcccagctggattcAGAAGCTGGTTAtcctgggggagcagggggtggcCCAGGGCTCATGGTGTTTCATTGTGAAATGGTCACCACAAAGGGGACCCAGCTGGACATCGAGGGTGGCACCAGTCTGGGGCTGgactggcagcacagcaggcacagcccctgtccccaccaGAGCTCCAttggctgcagccccagacaCTTCTGTGAGGGTCAGCAGCCAAATTCACACCTGGATGGAGCCATTGTGGGCAtcagggcctggcacagggacattgTCTGCAGGAGATGGGCACGAGCCCAGCCCTGACAGCAAAGCAAAGTGAGAGCACCTGGAAAGGGTGGGGTGGGGCCCAGCTCTCTTCAGGCCAACTTCAACTGCACAGAAACACCCCCCACTCCCTGATCTGCTCTGGTGTAACTCAAGATGTGTTTGGGGATGTGCAACAACACCTTTTGAGCTGTCTATGGGATACGGAACTGCCTTAAGTAGAAGGAGGAAAGGTtcagatgggatattgggatgaaattccttcctgtgagggtggggaggggctgggatggatttcccagagcagctgcggctgcccctggatccctggcagtgcccaaggccaggctggacagggcttggagcacctgggacagtgggaggtgtccctgccatggcaggggtgggattgGATGggcttccaacccaaactattccatggCTGTGATTTTATTTGGAGGAGATGAGAGTCACTGCAGGCAGCAACCCaggacagctgggctggcacagatgGTCCAGAGGCTGGAGGGAGAAATCAGGATCACCAGGGCCAGGTGAGAAATTGTGAGCACCAAGGACCACGTGAGAAGTTGGGAACACAATGGGCCCCGTGAGCACAGCCATGAGTGGGAATTGCTGTAGGGAGGGCGGATTTGCTGCTCCTGAGAATTCCACAGCCACCCTTCCTGATACTGGAGCAACTTGTAATCCAGGAGGAAGAAGGGCTAAAATCCCACTCATCCCTCCCATTAAAGCCAGATTCCATTTCAGTCCTGAGCTCAAACCATGACTCTGAACAAAGTtcccccatccctctgcccagaCTCCAGGCTGGCAAAATCCAGCCAGGACggagctgtgcaggcagcaaaccccaaagcctgcccccagagccagggcaggctTCAGACCTGGCAGGAAGGTGATTCCTGCGTATttcccagagctcctgagcacccagggcagcacaaagaaCTAGGCTGAGACCGGACATGCAGCTAAAAGGGAAACTTTAATAAATGACTCATGAAAGAcataaaaagcataaaaatccaacccaaaccataaTGCCAAGGCAGGGCTGAACATCAGCACAAGAACTGGGAGCAGGTCCTTGGAGTTAGGTCCCTAAAAACTCTTCCTACTGCAGTAACAATTTCCCTGGTATGTTGAAGACCCATTTTGGCAGGAACAAGGAGTTTTTGGAATGGGGCATCAACTGAATCCTCACTGCAGGAGACTCCAGATATCACTAAATACCCTTAAATAGGGAGTGGTAAACAGAGACACCCAAAAATAGGGAATTTTTCTCCCAATTAAGTGTGACCCATGGAATTTGAAGTAGCTTTAGATCCCTCAAGCTTTGGGCTTCATTTAAAGAGAGGGAAAGGGTTTAGGAGGTTCTTGAGGAGTTATTTTGCTACAAGGAGCCTGAAATCAATTTGTCAGTGCTGCCTTTGGTGAGAAACAGCTTCAGTCACAGAAGAATGTTGAACCCCAACCCTGAGCccatttccaaagaaaataagGGGAGACCAAAGCCTGTTTTCCTCCTGgtatatttaaaaaacccaacccagggTGAGCCCTCAGCAGGGGCCGAGTAGCTTGAGGGATTGGAGTCTTCCAAATCCTGTTAGAAGGGATTTAGAATCTTCTGGTCTtttgcagaagcacagcagaaatgtgGGATTTGCCTTTCCAAGGGTGAAACCCAGCTCGGAGCAGGGGGTACCAAGCACAAGGGTAACAGCAGGGATACCCCACCTGCATCCCGGGGTAAATTTCACCCCTCAGGCTTGATCCTGCTCCCAGAGGAATGGCTGAACTCCAAGAGTGCAGGATCAAGCCCCGgcagggcacgggcagggcctCAGCACTGCAGGCGTTTTGCAGCCAATTCATCCTGCAAAAGGCTCCAAGGCTTTTCTTTCCATGGTTTCCCTCAGGTGCTGGGAATGCCGAGCTCCATTCCTGGAGTTACTTCCTGACGCTTCTCCGGGTGGACGAGGTGGTGGTGATGGTGTAGGACTTGGAGGAGCCCCCAGAGGAGAAGCCAAGGGCTCCGCTgcccattcctgatcccaggCTGAGGCCTCcgatccctgctgccaggagcccGCTGGAGCTGGAATATCCACCGCCACCGCTGGAGCTGACCACGGCTGCGGGGAGAGGAGCAGCGTGAGCACCTGGAACCCCCAGCCATGGAATCCATTGGGTGGGAAGAACATTAAATCACACCCAGTgcccctcctgccatggcagggacacctcccactgtcccaggctgctccaagccctgtccagcctggccttgggcactgccagggatggggcatcttcttggaaatccattccaggccctccccaccctcacaggtgGGGAATATCCCAATATTCCCATCTAAATCCCATCTATTCCCTTCCCGATATCCCGTCTAAACCTCccctttttcagtttgaagtccttccttcttgtcctgtcactccatcaCCCAACCTGGCTCAGGATTCCCTGAGCTTGGAGAACTCATGGAGAACCCATGAGAAAATCCATGGAGAATCCCATTTCAAAACACACTCAGCTCATCTCCCGGTGCCCCAAAGTTGTGGGAATGTGGTTCCCcaattcccagcaggaatgaagtGGCTGAAAATCAGAGCCACTGGTTTGGAGCAtccctcagagagcagctcctgcccaaggTCCGGGCCAGGTGAGGATCCAACACTTCCCAAGCTGGAAAAACACCCTCTGCCATCACCTGTGCAGCAATTCCCAACCCAGGGAATGCATTTCCCATTAGAGCTTTTCTATCCACACAAAAATGGGAGGAAAGGAAGATCACTTGGCCCCAAGTCCAATTGCATCCGGGTGAGTTGGAGCTGAGCTCGGGATGGAGCCCCAGCACCACCCCCAGCCTCAGGGTGCTCCCACTAAGGAGGGGCTGAACTGGGACACTCTGGGCTCCCTTTTCCAAGGGTTTAGAGTGAGGTGGAACCGCAATAAACAACAAAATCCACTCACAGATGTTGACGTTTCCAACTCCATCGCCAGCCAGCCTGAAAAGACAAAGGCAAGGGGAGGGATTAAACTCAGCTTTCCTTGGCCCTGGGctcgaggaggaggaggacagagGCAGGGAGTTACTGCTCCAGCTGTACCTGATCCAGGGAGGATCCCTGGGCCCTCCAGGGCTTtgttccagccctgcctttcccagctctgttaTCACCATTGGGGGGAGGACAGAGCACAGAGGTTCTGTCCTAATCCCACAGGGATTTCCACTTGGAAATGTTCTGCCACAGCATCAAACATGATGGAAACCAATTTTTTCATTCTTCGCTTattttccccaggattttttctccccCAGAATCTGCCAGTTTGGCTCTTCAGTCAAAGCACTTCCAGGACCAGAACGCAGTTTTTCAAAGGTTTCCCTGTCTGCATTTCCTTGTGGAAATCAGAATTGGGCTCTCACAGCGTTCCCAGGCAAAGGGAGCAAAGGGCTCCCAGGACCCTTCCCAGAGGGAACCCAGGGAGTCTTTGCTCACCAAtccccccaggtgtgctcacCTGCTCTCCTCGCCCTCCAGCAGCTTCCTGTAGGTCGCAATCTCGATGTCCAGGGCCAGCTTGACATTCATGAGCTCCTGGTACTCCCGGAGCTGCCGGGCCATGTCAGCCTTGGCTTTCTGCAGGGCATCCTCCAGCTCGGCCAGCTTGGCCCTGGCGTCCTTGAGGGCCATCTCCCCGCGCTCCTCAGCCTCGGCCACGGCCGCCTCCAGCTTCGCTCGCTGCAAGGACAGAGCGGCCACATCAGGGGGCTCCTGATCCCCGGGGGAGGATCCTGGGCTCCAAacctcaggctctgctgcccagaCCCTTTTGTGGATCTGGAGCTCAACTGGATCCCTGTGACTTCATCCCTACGTGGTTTCTTGGGCACTGGATGGAGATGGAAACTCATCTCCTTCCAAGGTCTCCCAGAAGAAGACCAAGTTTCTCTCTGGCTACACTTTTTTCAGGTGATCCTCAGCTTCCCAGTCCCCCACATCCCACAGATCCCTTGGGGTTCAGGAAAGCTCAGGTTTTCTCTGCTAATTTCCCCAGTTATTtcagagctgggcaggctctggCTGAGATGTGGGCAGGACTGGAGCACACCTGGTGCTCCAAACACCAACACCCACCCCAAGACCAGTCCTGTGGGGCCCCAGGAACCCTCAGCTGTGCCCCCACACCTCCCAAAACCCCATGTTTGGCATGACGGGCTCCCTAGAGGCTTTGTGCTCCCATCCTTTGTCCAAGGGAACCCCACCAGAACAGCTCTTGGCTGGTGccagagcctccctgccctGAAACCAAATAATCCGGGATGAATCACTAGGTTTTATCTGGAGCCTTGGGAGCTCCAGGCCAGGCCTAAGCCACGGCCCTGATAAAGCGATAAGACCTCAGTGAAAGCAAACAGAGCTCCCCaaatctgtgtgtgtgcccaaACATGGTGTTCCCTGCTGTGAAAGGGAGTGGGCAATGATCCCAGGAACAGGAGGCCACGAGGGTTGTGTGGGGGCCCCTCTGTGTCCCAGGAGTGATTTTCACTCGTCTTCTCCCAAAGCCAACCTTTCTGGCAGGATcaccctgctcccagtgctctccctctgcctgcagaacTAAAATCCTTCAGGATGAGCAGTGTAGGCCCCCCAGAATGGTTCTTACAGACCACGGAGTTGtgaaggttggaaaagatctccaaaaTCACCAAGTTCAAGGGGTTGTGTGACACCCAGACCCCTGAAACATCCCTACCATCACAGAATGTTAGGGGAGAGCGAACATTCCCTCTTGgccagagctggaagggacccacaaggaccatcaTGGCTCAGCACATGACAACCCTAAAACTCCCACTAACCCTGAAATTCAACACTCGAGAGTGTGGTCCAAAgattcctggagctctggcagccttggggctgtgaccattccctggggagcccctgTTCCGTGCCAGacatcctctgggggaagaagcTTTTCCCAATGTCCAAAGTGACCCTCCCCAGACCCAGCTCCAGCCACTCCCTCAATGCTTTCCCCAGAGGGCTCAGAGCCACATCCCAGCTCCGAGGCCAGAGAAGGACAGGAGAGGGGCAGCTCCTCACCTGGGCCTTGGCATTCTCGATCTCGCCCTGGATCCTCTGGATGACCCTGTTGATCTCCGTGATCTCATTCTTGGTGTTCCTCAGGTCATCCCCGTGTTTCCCAGCTGTCACCTGCAGCGCCTCATACTGGGACAGAGCAGTGGGACAGAGTGATGGGGTGAGGATGGCAGGGAATGAGCAGGATAGAGCCCCCCGCTCATGGCACAGGGGATACAGGTGCTGACAGAGCTGgagatcatggaatcatggaatgatttggcttggaagggacattaGAGCCCATtcagtgccatgggcagggacaccttccactgtgccagggcactccaagccccatcccacctggccttggacccttccagggatggggcagccacagcttccctgggaaatccattccagggcccccccaccctcacagggaggaattccttcccaatatcccacccatccctgccctttgTGCAcagggaagccattccctgtgtcccatcACTTCAggccctctccagctctcctggagtcCCTTTGGGCACTGGAAGGGCTCCAAGGTGTCCCTGGGTCCTCCTCCCCTGGCAGAGCTCACCTTGCTCTGGTACCAGGACTCGGCCTCGGCGCGGCTGCGGTTGGCGATCTCCTCGTACTGCGCCTTCACCTCGGCGATGATGCTGTCCAGGTCCAGGTTCCGGCTGTTGTCCATGGACAGAATCACCGAGGTGTCCGAGATCTGGGCCTGCAGCTCgttcagctcctgcaggaaaaccaAGCCCGTTCATTAGTGAGGTTTCAGGGTCCCTCTTTTGGAAGCCAATTGAAGAGAATCcaaggagagaagggagagggagGTGGGTAAGGattccattaaaataattattaatgaGGAGGGAAACAACCTTGCAAAGCACAGAGCAACAAccaacagcagagctggaactgTTTATCCCTActttggcagcagggctgcttgtTTCACTGTTATCCCATTCCTTAGACAACAACCCAGCTAGCTGCAGAACCTGCAGGGGCCAAATTCCAGCACCTCTCTCAAGGATTTGTGTCCAGCTCAGGTAATCCCTCCTCTTGCAAACaatggggaggaggaaggagcctGGAACAAGCagctttccttcatttctgtcaCACAGCACCACCTCCCCCAGCCActcattttccttgttttcataCAAACAGCATCCCAAATACAATGCCTGCAATCCatccatcccacatcccacacaGGGAGAAATCTGTGTGACATCCCACAGAATTCAGAGGAATCACTTCACTTGCAGGCACAGTTTTGCTTATGGAAGGAATGACTCCATGAATCCATCACCTTCCCCACATTCATTTCCCAGCCAGCATTCCTTGTTCTCCCCCTCTGAAGGACAGAAGGATCCTCACCGCCTCATGGAAAGCCCTCAAGAAGTTGATCTCATCTGTCAGAGCATCCACCTTGGCCTCCAGCTCCACTTTGTTCATGTAGGCAGCATCCACATCCTGGAAAAACGTGGAATAAACCATGGAGATTGTGGAGCTTTGATGTCTGAGCCCAACCAGCCTCTGGTGGGCTTCCAAAAGAGTTCCCCAAACCAGCTCCAGGTGTCCCAGTGGCACCCCAGGGCCTGCAAATCATCTCCCAGGGCACTGAACGCTGCTGGAGTGCAGATCCTGAGAGTCCTGGGGATCCCTTGGATCCCTGTTTGGAAGTTCAGTGTCAGGCTGGACACAGAGAGCTCAGGAAAGATCCGGCATCATCTCCAATGCCCCTGGGAcccagcagctctcccctgcATGTGTGGAGACCTCAAGGCCTCCTCTGAGCTGCCTTTGGCTGGAATTCTGCCCCTCAGAGCTTCATCAGAGCTGGAGTACACTGTGAGTGGGGCAGAGAGTAAACTGTGAGTAGGGGCAAACACAGGGAAGGGCTGCCCACACTGCTGATCAGTCCCAGGCAAGAGCCGTGCctgccccatgcctggaagtgtgcagagctggatggGGCTCGGAGCACCCTGGGcccatggaaggtgtccctgcccatggcaggggtgggaatgggatggactgtaaggtcccttcccacccaacccATGTGGATTCTCTGACCTACGAGGATATTCACCTTCTTGAGCACCACAAACTCATTCTCGGCCGCCGTGCGCTTGTTGATCTCATCTTCATACCtgccaaaagaaaaagggatttctgtgaaattagAGCCTgtattaaaggaaaaacatcTCAGTGAAAGGTTGTCCCAGTTCTCTTCTCTATCCCTCCATTTCTTgggagccagcccagcacctccccagggctggtgcACCAGTGGTGTCTGCTCTGGATGAGCTGCTCCATCACCACCACCTGAaactgtcccctccctgctcccccagaaTCCTTAAAATTCCCCGTGCTCCAGAagattcctgctcctcctctggggaggacccaggctgtgcccccaCTTTGTCACCAACCCTTCAGGGAGAGACACAAACAGATCCCACAAACTCCTCTGGGCTGATCCCAGCACTTGCTGGAGCTGCTTCCACTCTGCACTTCCCTACTCCAGACTGTTGGCAACACTTTGCAGGTGTTGAACACGTGGCACTGTTCTGGGAAGAGCCAAAGGTAATTAATTACCCTCATTCTCTTCCAAAGCCTCACTAAATTCCAGTCTTGGTGACTGCCGTTCTTTAGGTGTTCACCCTCAGATGAGGGGCTCACCTGGAAATCTCCAGGGGTTCTCCTAAAGGTCTCCAGCAGATAAAAATCCCTCTCCACAGATTGTACAGGACCACCACTGATTTGCAAACCCAGATCTTGGAGCCCACCTGGACCGGTTTGTGCACTCCCAACCTGCCCAAACATCCAGCCCCAACCTGCTCTGGGCATCTGGGAATCCTGAAAGCCATCCAAGGAACAGAGCAGGAAGCACTTTGGCTGTTTGGGAACTGTTGCCAGGTTAAGGCTCTTTATTTACATgggccctgcatggccagagctGGAATTTGCCTTCcaaagcaggagctgcttcACCTGCCCAGCCTCCCCCTCCTGCTCCGACCTGGAATGCTGCCCATTCACACCAGGATCAATGGACGTTGCCCCTCTGGAGGTCACTGAGCTGCCAGCGCAATTCCAGAGGAATAAATCCTGGGAAGTGACGCAGAGGCACCACCTCTGCACACATGGGATCAGCAGAGAGAGGTATAAAAACAGTGAATTCCTCCAGAATGGATCACCAAATTCCTCCTCTCCTTGGGGCAGCTCCACCAAGCTGGTCAATGAGCTGGTAAAGCATGGAATCTTAGAATGATCTGGGTTTGTAGAGACCataaagcccatcccattcctaCCCCTGCCACGACAGAGACACCTTCtgctatcccaggctgctccagccctgtccagcctggccctgggcactgccagggacccaggggcagccacagctgctttgggaaatccattccagggcctgcccacccccacagggaagaatttctccctaaatCGTCCAATACTGTCCCAACATCCCTCTGAAAGGCCAGGACACTCCTTGGaactgagccctgtgggcagcatGGCCCCAGCTGGCCCCACACCCTCTCCCACTGCAATTCCTGAGTTAGGGGCTGGTGTCATCCCTGGAGCCTTTCCTCCCCTAAACATCACCTGGGAATTCCTGTGGAAACCAAATCTATGGAAAAAAGGCCACAGGCACCCCCAGAGCACATAATGGTTTAGGTTTTCCATCTATAACTGAGATTTTCTCCATACAAACGgggagcagcaggtgctgcatTCCAGTTACTGCATCCTCATCACTCAGCTCCTAATTCCTG
The Ammospiza caudacuta isolate bAmmCau1 chromosome 31, bAmmCau1.pri, whole genome shotgun sequence DNA segment above includes these coding regions:
- the LOC131569919 gene encoding keratin, type II cytoskeletal cochleal encodes the protein MSRSVTFSSRSAAGPALSQVRVSSVSSGRSSGLGRAGGFGSASLYSLGSAGKRVSLAGGSSFSVRSGYGYGGAALGSLSPGGIQEVTVNQSLLTPLNLEIDPTIQRVRKEEKEQIKTLNNKFASFIDKVRFLEQQNKMLETKWSLLQEQKTTRSNIAPMFETYISNLRRQLDGLLADKGRLEGELKNMQDLVEDFKTKYEDEINKRTAAENEFVVLKKDVDAAYMNKVELEAKVDALTDEINFLRAFHEAELNELQAQISDTSVILSMDNSRNLDLDSIIAEVKAQYEEIANRSRAEAESWYQSKYEALQVTAGKHGDDLRNTKNEITEINRVIQRIQGEIENAKAQRAKLEAAVAEAEERGEMALKDARAKLAELEDALQKAKADMARQLREYQELMNVKLALDIEIATYRKLLEGEESRLAGDGVGNVNISVVSSSGGGGYSSSSGLLAAGIGGLSLGSGMGSGALGFSSGGSSKSYTITTTSSTRRSVRK